The genomic stretch CCGACAATACAATCTCCCATTAAAAATAATGAGAGATCTCCAAAGCTACTGCAAAATTTTGATTAGCTTGATAAGCAAATCAAAAAATGTTACAATGAGCCTTAGAATTGTCGATAGCAATTCAAGGAACTTCATCAGAAACACCTTTTTAAGGTTGTTTAGATTTATCCCCAGAGGCTGCAATCCTCTAGGGATAGCAACCTCAAATACAATCATATCCTATTTAAAAATCTGTATTTTTCTCCCTTTTTTTATAACGATTCTCTTTGCAGAAAGTCCTTTTGAAGGCGAAGACAATACATCAGTTCAAAATCCCGCAGATACCGTTAAAAATCAGAACCTGAATGCCGTTCAAAATTCGTTTTGGTATAAAAATCGCACGGGCAATGAAAATATTCTAAATATTAAATTCAATCCCAAATCATCAAAAACCTATAAAATAAGAACCCGTTCAGCGATGGCTACGACTTTTATTTTTGACAGCGACAAAATTGCTCAAGTCATATTAGGGGATTCTTTGGGTTTTGAAGCCTTAGAGTTGGGTCGTAATAAATATGATCTGTCAAACATATTAGTGGTTAAGCCGAAGCTCATTGGCATCGACACTTCTTTAACAATCATTGGCGAAAGCGGTAATATTTATAATTTCTATTTGTTCAGCACAGATTATAAAAATTCAAGAAACCCCGCTATTTTAGTATTTGTCTCTGAAAATAGAACTATTGGAAAAATCAAAGTTGAGAATCTGGAATTAGAGAAAGCCAAAAAGCTTGAAGAAGAAAAATTAGCACTTCAAAACAAACTCGATAATAAAAAAGAAATCTTGATTATTGGCGAAGGGATTGAGAAAATATCCATTGATACCTCTAAAATTCAAAAAGGTTATAGCTCTTACCCAAAAAAGAAATGGTATGGATCCACATCCAAAGATTCGGCTAAACTCAAACCCATTGAAGTTTTCAATGATGATAAATACACTTATTTTAAATACAATAAAAATCGATCTGACTCTAAGTTTCCAGCAGTATATCGAGTAGTAGATGGCTATGACAATCCCGCAAATGTCAAAATTGTCGGCGATTATATCATTGCTGAAACGATATCCGATAAATGGACGTTGCGAATTGGCAATGAGTATGTATGTGTCAGGAAAAAGCACTGAATATGAAAAAAACGTTGCTTTTTATCGGGATTACTATTTTGATCATCGGGATATTTTTCGGATCAATTTTTGGCTATGTATATTTAACCGAAGATAAAAAATACAATATTGATCCCAAAGACAACATTCAAAGTCTAAATGATGATAAAACAAAATTTCCGGTAACAGATTATATTTTCTTTGAAGAACCCCATAAAAAAGAAACAACACGAGATCTTGAAAACATTTTTAAACAAGAAGAACCAAAAGAGGAGACAAAAAAAGATGACTCCTTAAAAAAAGACTTAGAAGAAGCTAAAACGACTACGCAACCAATGCCCACAATAAAAAAATACACAGAAGATATTTTTGATTCTCAAGATCAAGATCTTAGAGATTCCATTCTGGGAGCAAGAAACACTTCTTTATCACTAAATATTAAAAAGAACCAAAATAAAAATAAAAAAATTACATTTGATTTTGGAGACAACAAGTTTTCAAATCAGCCTAGCAAAGATATTGCAACAGGAGAAACAAAACTCTATCGAACCATTACAGCCAATAAAATGATACCCGCAATTCTTATCAATGCCATCAGTTCAGACTTGAGCGGAAAAATTACCGCTCAAGTTGAAGATGATATTTTTGCAAGTATGGGGAATGCTGTTTTAATCCCCAAAGGATCACAAGTCATCGGGTTTTACAACAATAATAATCAAATCGGTGTCAATCGCTTGCAAGTTATATGGAGTGAGATTATTACACCACAAGGTGTGGATATTTTACTGACAGATGCTTCAAATGCAGATATTGTAGGAAAAAGCGGTTTACCAGGAAAGGTTAATAATAAATATTGGGACAGATACGGATTAGCACTTACATTAAGCACTTTAGCCAATGCTATCACATTAACCGTAGCCAACCAAACCGCAAAGTTTCCAAATTATCAAACCCAACAAATCTTAGCTCAAGGAGGACAAGACATCAGTTCAATTATGCAAAATATTATTCAACAACAAATCAAAATCAATCCAACGATCGAAGTGATGGCAGGCAGTCGGATTTTTATTAATCCCAGCGTTCATATGTGGTTTCCAGAACCAAAAAACGGAGAGATTCTTGTGAAATATTTCAAAAATATCAAAGAACTTGACCAAGAAGAAGGAGAGAAGTAAGATGGAACATCAGATGGCAATAGCCAATAGGGACGCCCACACTCCCTACAATCCGAGACCTGCCGGACTGAGCGCAAATGTTGCTAGTGCAAATTCGGCTATTACTGAAAATATTATACCTCAAAACACACAATTAAA from Helicobacter sp. 12S02232-10 encodes the following:
- a CDS encoding DNA type IV secretion system protein ComB10; the protein is MKKTLLFIGITILIIGIFFGSIFGYVYLTEDKKYNIDPKDNIQSLNDDKTKFPVTDYIFFEEPHKKETTRDLENIFKQEEPKEETKKDDSLKKDLEEAKTTTQPMPTIKKYTEDIFDSQDQDLRDSILGARNTSLSLNIKKNQNKNKKITFDFGDNKFSNQPSKDIATGETKLYRTITANKMIPAILINAISSDLSGKITAQVEDDIFASMGNAVLIPKGSQVIGFYNNNNQIGVNRLQVIWSEIITPQGVDILLTDASNADIVGKSGLPGKVNNKYWDRYGLALTLSTLANAITLTVANQTAKFPNYQTQQILAQGGQDISSIMQNIIQQQIKINPTIEVMAGSRIFINPSVHMWFPEPKNGEILVKYFKNIKELDQEEGEK
- a CDS encoding TrbG/VirB9 family P-type conjugative transfer protein; its protein translation is RQYNLPLKIMRDLQSYCKILISLISKSKNVTMSLRIVDSNSRNFIRNTFLRLFRFIPRGCNPLGIATSNTIISYLKICIFLPFFITILFAESPFEGEDNTSVQNPADTVKNQNLNAVQNSFWYKNRTGNENILNIKFNPKSSKTYKIRTRSAMATTFIFDSDKIAQVILGDSLGFEALELGRNKYDLSNILVVKPKLIGIDTSLTIIGESGNIYNFYLFSTDYKNSRNPAILVFVSENRTIGKIKVENLELEKAKKLEEEKLALQNKLDNKKEILIIGEGIEKISIDTSKIQKGYSSYPKKKWYGSTSKDSAKLKPIEVFNDDKYTYFKYNKNRSDSKFPAVYRVVDGYDNPANVKIVGDYIIAETISDKWTLRIGNEYVCVRKKH